Proteins encoded together in one Plasmodium brasilianum strain Bolivian I chromosome 6, whole genome shotgun sequence window:
- a CDS encoding MMS19-like protein, which produces MNEIEKLVEEYISPEQVMFRYGKEKKVEIIYEKNKDKEENKIRNEILKKLVLFIEETDIEDGKGEKKKKEVKTKEENKLTDMDVNTKNEFYQNSSGKNFKIKYNKLIRIIVMLKKYCFCNENMKRGTAVNLIAQLFDEVNIAKLEKEYLKCIIFFFIKKIEDWHCVNGVVKFFLIMFERYIDILRDIQYSSEMTTIYKYLFVLKKNKKMGKTIYLTKERNADELCVESKEEMNAEKEEELCGKQERQEWHDHYSGGDDNDYLNNGVYDNDYLNNGVYDNDYLYNDEYDNYDYDDSCDDSEEEGNYGRYYEQDGNEDNDDDDESEEEIAKEEKFCVVYKILKNMFKHIHAPSYLQSIRLNYYKIILISLEQFRIEISSISNFIDKIQVQLENESDPRNILVLFDIIYTLCSKYLSPPIGSDEDVVSVNEEYVDRSSLNSVRDEKSREKTRVHAAQQDKRSVTYANENCANYGQMDDNQTSANRTNDNQVADNQAVDNQAVDNHVADNHVADNHVADNQVADNHVADNHVADNQVADNQVADNHVADNQVADNQVADNQAVDNHVANNQVADNHVADNQVADNHVADNHVADNHVAHNQVAHNQVADNHVADNHVADNQVADNQIDDDQIKANQMGDNNISANQINANQINTNALFSYEREMQYLKSVIDIAFYYFPIEFINSDGRYDCITEEDLQESFLKCLMSNKRLGSYVIMNILDQFYNTEDDEINEKNLKSIQKTLEICVPFYGCVCTSKFITTVIGIIELECIENDCADKMMNYFIDILLIFINNMNKEETNGKYSLLNKCFLNMFKEFQRYIILHKKMYEKDEEYNFFNFAHLSSTHLSPCGVILTTNENIKTSEEKTDIPLIPDEKRETLLHNLLPPSKEILNSKMLHVNEIIAESCEGVTPEGNSNAIENFDLNDIANVSDSSSISAGLGEENSFVRSMNKYEMSVISGSERSDRRDRSDRSGRSDRSGRSDRSGRSERSGRSERSGRSERSGRSGRSGQSDRSQRDIFSIIKEKDEIEKMKENKKKQKKKEGKKKNKIKFHKFHVIERILICISKGNMPIFLYMINSIIKPILRQCYYLVNFLTNEKGKKRKQKSNPTEDANIKIREKLEEETQSDKEKVSVLGITKFCGSNEKDVFTYDVRDRKIWDLLVMYINFLNNVLEKSAHVDEVVLYNICFIKEIYIITEILKKGIYFFFHKYHDCGLNLYNVLTYFICMHNDRNDINHHRGSTCNISFFFKTIFSFFYIIGLHPTKKEGISFFYEHGNSKICTEIFGDNFVYVDLWRISINTKHADFEKDIKYNNDNIINKKCKDYKVNDLFFFLNLVNKLIKYKYEQIQNYINIIMINICLLILKMYVCAYKNLHYYINYVHKVYFMNIPSLFFLATNISSFILKHFYNYVETIKEICLCIKKDDKCISSYQTHTLPHKCSQTNIPNGVMKRLYSRFCNTETDVVGASFDDKEVSCGVNTYNDEINEDGNAGNAFNRWDEFLQFISENNPSSQYMNGAMLKCGVEKIHNLFYDDSAVIPEQDGINRGCGKVKESVDQKESKCKIVINKRLNDKEIVAFHFFFLLNLTYMHIYYTYLQAVEMLRTDEKAVDANVSSGCDLEEGHKDKEEEHYEKDQVKTLLYDRPISVNNLEILELCINYIYEEKIIKNVFLNKACERILDEQEEKEMVRSIEIANEDLNLNYYATYINGSSDINGRSDRIDRNNGNIKNNFIPINYIKNVELKDLMTCVMVDKTSTDVKNELLSYVINKNIFKNVINLDINMFLHLLKTTLTVYVIYEKDSKNNLEGKRRSNEDSCLLFAGYVYGKLKGCFNHIFIFYDEMKKKELLEKLIQNCVCTNNSTVDINEQNDMFYAFFKLHSCSFDLNNSKIDTLHPPFNALLLLFLPFPLSVYPFIGRSYMHKLIKLCMYIYLYNIYSTNDSLVSGIPSECKNDNCVDAKEQHYTCNKMSHTCLVKDEEDLLNQYDTFLKFLNEKSAFYLKEFIHESFDHNEIKKCLSLIDCTNMRSMYKCSLQIMSILLHTCDCKGEMLPFVYTHFDLIRQFSVTLKGALLFKVIIQHFTDMFEAFIHKRCVSNEGGSNDQFRYFLSRFVDFVTQGGEEIGAGEEVEGGEEAERREEAVTGEVTETGEVAVTGEVAVTGEVAVTGEVAVTGEVAVTGEEAITREEAVTGEEAVTREEAVTGEEAVTREEAVTGEEAVTGEEAVTGEEAVIGGEAAHVCKLFFLFDYLYFSKKEDTEKQEKVYFNGEGKGVSTENVQSMHKKRNSFYKRNEDIYIVDQSHLSIFLECGGKKEGKNGSKETTVYNCRYLRRVNCFPFNEGTIDVINLKRMFSMKNEILSSCVTMNEDDFYLYCHFFYCLFQYMSIFYDLNFYTQEKFNEEYFEENIEYLCNNLDNNTCGTSTLILFYYSYVTYMYEKIYSTIYNIDTNTLFEKENYNSITFTQNRSFLITYKNILINYFYHLYNYFYFIDVTNRFVSMTEFFFILNREKIIFEYSLPYDFICKNEQIVKFVQNFICNSAFNPYANVERTQEKGKTTFVFDEMKKQKRKNMYIIEENNQVNGETKGNIPLNVDSANYGKFIDNETNAKAIYDDSGVCIEKSITQSNNAPISTSTTTSVITPIPPNVENDEKCALFLDGLRKRKEKLNKYNCKYLSIIHVMAILLLNMPIEEAINDYYHVLEICLLKGINKVSNFFISKTDYLYNNKKYINGILRKNTSLVKLVFADTRTDSDNHNDACENRDGSKRREKEVGENKLKKILVKEIISMNMILCLRLLYLIINLLNYFLKFETKIKEKTRNKKSNKNRSLKENFHFLLSYKSIIIKSVLKIIVSVPLALIRHLCACIFYVLSFFSYQSFLSYSVIQDIKWYLSIASVDPHRKVRRMVVLCRARWM; this is translated from the exons atgaatgagaTAGAGAAACTGGTAGAGGAGTACATTTCTCCTGAACAAGTCATGTTTCGGTATGGTAAAGAAAAGAAGGTAGAgattatttatgaaaagaacaaagataaagaagagaacaaaataagaaatgaaatattaaaaaagctAGTACTCTTTATAGAGGAAACAGATATAGAAGATGGCaagggagaaaaaaaaaagaaagaagtaaaaacaaaagaagaaaacaaaTTAACGGATATGGATGTCAATacgaaaaatgaattttaccAGAACAGTTCaggtaaaaattttaaaataaagtataacaaattaataCGAATAATcgtaatgttaaaaaaatattgtttctgcaatgaaaatatgaaaagagGGACAGCTGTAAATTTAATTGCCCAACTATTTGACGAAGTAAACATTGCAAAATtggaaaaagaatatttaaaatgtattatatttttttttattaaaaaaatagaagactGGCATTGTGTTAATGGGGTAgttaagttttttttaattatgtttgAAAGGTATATAGACATACTGAGAGATATACAATATTCAAGTGAAATGACtacaatttataaatatttattcgttttaaaaaaaaataagaaaatggGAAAGACGATTTACTTAACGAAGGAACGAAATGCAGATGAATTGTGCGTTGAAAGTAAAGAGGAAATGAATGcagaaaaggaagaagaatTGTGTGGGAAGCAAGAGCGACAGGAGTGGCATGATCATTATAGCGGTGGAGATGATAATGATTACTTAAATAATGGCGTGTATGATAATGATTACTTAAATAATGGCGTGTATGATAATGACTACTTATATAATGATGAGTACGATAATTACGACTACGATGACTCATGCGATGATAGCGAAGAGGAGGGAAATTACGGACGTTATTATGAACAAGATGGCAATGAAGATAacgatgatgatgatgaatCAGAGGAGGAAATAGCGAAGGAAGAGAAATTTTGCGTtgtttacaaaattttaaaaaacatgtttaaacatatacatgcacCAAGTTATTTACAGAGTATAAGACTGaactattataaaataatattaatatctCTAGAACAATTTAGAATTGAAATTTCTTCTATATCTAATTTTATCGATAAAATTCAAGTACAGCTAGAGAATGAATCAGATCCTAGAAACATTTTAGTTCTATTTgacattatatatacgttatGCAGTAAGTATCTATCACCTCCTATTGGTAGTGATGAAGATGTAGTAAGTGTGAATGAGGAATACGTAGATAGAAGCAGTCTGAACAGTGTAAGGGACGAAAAGAGTAGAGAGAAGACTCGTGTCCACGCTGCTCAGCAGGACAAACGAAGCGTTACCTACGCGAATGAAAATTGTGCAAACTATGGTCAAATGGATGATAATCAAACAAGCGCTAATCGCACGAACGACAATCAAGTAGCAGATAATCAAGCAGTAGATAATCAAGCAGTAGATAATCACGTAGCAGATAATCACGTAGCAGATAATCACGTAGCAGATAATCAAGTAGCAGATAATCACGTAGCAGATAATCACGTAGCAGATAATCAAGTAGCAGATAATCAAGTAGCAGATAATCACGTAGCAGATAATCAAGTAGCAGATAATCAAGTAGCAGATAATCAAGCAGTAGATAATCACGTAGCAAATAATCAAGTAGCAGATAATCACGTAGCAGATAATCAAGTAGCAGATAATCACGTAGCAGATAATCACGTAGCAGATAATCACGTAGCACATAATCAAGTAGCACATAATCAAGTAGCAGATAATCACGTAGCAGATAATCACGTAGCAGATAATCAAGTAGCAGATAATCAAATAGATGATGATCAAATAAAGGCTAATCAAATGGGTGATAATAACATAAGCGCTAACCAAATAAACGCGAACCAAATAAACACAAATGCGCTGTTCTCATATGAAAGGGAGATGCAGTACCTTAAGTCAGTTATAGATATAgcgttttattatttccccATAGAATTCATAAATAGCGATGGGCGTTATGACTGCATCACTGAAGAGGATTTACAAGAatcctttttaaaatgtttaatgtCGAATAAAAGATTAGGAAGCTAtgtaataatgaatatattagatcaattttataatacagaggatgatgaaataaatgaaaaaaacttaaaaagtATTCAAAAAACTTTAGAAATTTGTGTTCCTTTTTATGGTTGTGTATGCACATCAAAATTTATTACTACAGTTATTGGAATAATTGAACTAGAGTGTATAGAAAATGATTGTGCAGATAAGATGATGAACTATTTTATTgatatacttttaatatttataaataatatgaataaagaaGAAACGAATGGGAAATATTCTTTACTTAATAAATGTTTTCTTAATATGTTTAAAGAATTCCAAAGGTATATTATACTACATAAAAAGATGTATGAAAAAGATGAggaatacaatttttttaattttgctcATTTGTCAAGTACACACTTAAGCCCATGTGGTGTTATACTTACCACTAATGAAAACATAAAGACAAGTGAAGAAAAAACGGACATCCCACTTATTCCCGATGAGAAGCGTGAAACGTTGTTACATAATTTACTACCACCTTCGAAAGAAATACTTAATTCTAAAATGCTGCATGTAAACGAAATAATAGCGGAATCGTGTGAAGGCGTTACACCAGAGGGAAACAGCAACGCaattgaaaattttgatCTGAACGACATTGCCAATGTGTCAGATTCATCGTCCATTAGCGCTGGATTGGGCGAAGAAAATAGCTTTGTGCGTTCGATGAACAAGTATGAAATGAGTGTGATAAGCGGAAGTGAAAGAAGTGATAGGAGAGATCGAAGTGATAGGAGTGGTCGAAGTGATAGGAGTGGTCGAAGTGATAGGAGTGGTCGAAGTGAGAGGAGTGGTCGAAGTGAGAGGAGTGGTCGAAGTGAGAGGAGTGGTCGAAGTGGTAGGAGTGGTCAAAGCGACCGAAGCCAGCGAGACatattttccattattaAGGAAAAGGacgaaattgaaaaaatgaaggagAACAAGAAGAAGCAGAAGAAGaaagaagggaaaaaaaaaaataaaataaaatttcacaAATTTCATGTGATAGAAAGAATACTCATATGCATATCGAAAGGGAATATGCCCATCTTTTTGTACATGATAAACAGTATTATTAAGCCGATCTTGAGGCAGTGTTATTATTTAGTAAATTTTCTAACGAatgaaaagggaaaaaaaagaaaacaaaaaagtaatCCAACAGAGGATGCTAACATTAAGATAAGGGAGAAATTGGAGGAAGAAACCCAATCCGACAAGGAAAAAGTGAGTGTGCTAGGTATTACTAAATTTTGTGGTAGTAATGAAAAGGACGTATTTACATATGATGTGAGGGATAGAAAAATATGGGATTTACTggttatgtatataaactttttaaataatgttcTCGAAAAGAGTGCACACGTAGATGAAGTAGtattgtataatatatgttttataaaagaaatatacataattacagaaatattaaaaaaaggaatttattttttttttcataaatatcaTGATTGCGGTTTGAATCTGTACAATGTTctcacatattttatatgtatgcataatgACAGGAATGATATAAATCATCATAGGGGTAGTACTTGTAAcatctcctttttttttaagaccattttttcctttttttatattatcgGTTTGCACCCAACTAAAAAAGAAggcatttcttttttttatgaacatggTAATAGTAAAATTTGCACTGAAATATTTGGAGATAACTTCGTATATGTAGATTTATGGAGAATTAGTATTAACACAAAACATGCTGATTTTGAAAAGGACATCAAGTATAacaatgataatattattaataagaaaTGTAAGGATTATAAAGTGAATgacctatttttttttcttaatttagtaaataaacttataaaatataaatatgaacagattcagaattatattaacattattatgattaatatatgcctattaatattaaagatgtatgtttgtgcatataaaaatttacattattatataaattatgtgcATAAAGTATACTTTATGAACATACCATCTCTCTTCTTCTTGGCAACGAATATATCATCTTTCATCTTGaagcatttttataattatgtagAAACGATAAAGGAAATATGTCTGTGTATAAAAAAGGATGACAAGTGTATTTCGTCTTATCAGACACACACACTACCCCATAAGTGCTCACAAACTAATATCCCTAATGGTGTAATGAAAAGGCTCTACTCACGTTTTTGCAACACAGAGACGGATGTAGTCGGTGCAAGCTTTGATGATAAGGAAGTTAGTTGTGGCGtgaatacatataatgaTGAAATTAATGAGGATGGAAATGCTGGAAACGCTTTTAATCGTTGGGATGAATTCCTTCAGTTCATTAGTGAGAACAACCCCTCGAGTCAGTACATGAACGGGGCAATGCTAAAATGTGGCGTCGAAAAGATacacaatttattttatgatgaTAGTGCAGTAATACCTGAGCAAGATGGTATAAATCGGGGGTGTGGTAAGGTTAAAGAGTCGGTTGATCAGAAAGAGAGCAAATGCAAAATTGTAATTAATAAACGTTTGAATGATAAAGAAATCGTcgcttttcattttttctttcttctaAATCTAACTTATATGCATATCTATTACACGTATTTACAAGCAGTAGAAATGTTACGAACGGATGAAAAAGCGGTAGACGCAAATGTGAGTAGTGGATGTGATTTAGAAGAGGGACATAAGGACAAAGAGGAGGAACATTATGAAAAGGATCAAGTAAAAACCTTGCTATATGATAGACCTATTTCTGTGAATAATTTAGAAATACTTGAACTGtgcataaattatatatatgaagaaaagaTAATCAAAAAtgtctttttaaataaagctTGTGAACGGATTTTGGATGAACAGGAAGAGAAGGAAATGGTTCGAAGCATAGAAATAGCTAACGAGGATTTAAATTTAAACTATTATGCAACTTACATAAATGGTAGTAGTGACATAAATGGTAGAAGTGATAGAATTGATAGAAATAATGgaaatattaagaataattttataccaattaattatataaaaaatgttgagTTAAAGGATCTAATGACATGCGTAATGGTGGACAAAACGAGTACAGatgttaaaaatgaattattgtcgtatgtaataaataaaaatatatttaaaaatgtaattaatttagacataaatatgtttctTCACCTTTTAAAAACAACATTAACagtttatgttatatatgaGAAGGATAGTAAGAACAACTTAGAAGGAAAGAGGAGATCTAATGAAGATAGCTGTTTACTATTTGCTGGATATGTGTATGGAAAGTTAAAAGGATGttttaatcatatttttatattctatgatgagatgaaaaaaaaagaactttTAGAAAAATTGATTCAGAATTGTGTATGTACAAATAATAGTACAGTTGATATAAATGAACAGAATGACATGTTTTacgcattttttaaattacacaGTTGTTCGTTTGATCTAAATAATAGTAAGATTGATACATTACATCCTCCATTTAATGCGTTATTACTTCTCTTCCTACCATTCCCACTTTCTGTTTATCCTTTCATCGGGAGAAGTTACATGCACAAATTGATAAaattatgcatgtatatatatttatataatatatatagcacAAACGATTCATTAGTTAGCGGCATACCATCAGAATGCAAGAACGATAATTGTGTAGATGCAAAAGAGCAGCATTATACATGTAATAAGATGAGCCATACTTGTTTGGTAAAAGATGAAGAGGATTTACTTAATCAGTACGACAcgtttttgaaatttttaaatgagaaaagtgctttttatttgaaaGAATTTATTCATGAATCTTTTGAtcataatgaaataaaaaaatgtttatctCTAATTGATTGCACCAATATGAGAAGTATGTATAAATGCTCTCTACAAATTATGAGTATCTTATTACACACTTGTGACTGTAAAGGCGAAATGCTACCATTTGTGTATACTCATTTCGATTTAATAAGACAATTTTCAGTTACCCTAAAAGGAGCCTTACTATTTAAGGTAATAATACAGCATTTCACGGATATGTTTGAGGCGTTTATCCATAAACGCTGTGTCAGTAACGAAGGGGGTAGCAACGATCAATTCAGGTACTTCCTGTCCAGGTTTGTTGATTTTGTCACGCAGGGAGGGGAAGAAATCGGAGCCGGTGAAGAAGTGGAAGGGGGGGAAGAAGCGGAAAGAAGGGAAGAAGCAGTAACGGGGGAAGTAACAGAAACAGGGGAAGTAGCAGTAACAGGGGAAGTAGCAGTAACAGGGGAAGTAGCAGTAACAGGGGAAGTAGCAGTAACAGGGGAAGTAGCAGTAACAGGGGAAGAAGCAATAACAAGGGAAGAAGCAGTAACAGGGGAAGAAGCAGTAACAAGGGAAGAAGCAGTAACAGGGGAAGAAGCAGTAACAAGGGAAGAAGCAGTAACAGGGGAAGAAGCAGTAACAGGGGAAGAAGCAGTAACAGGGGAAGAAGCAGTAATTGGAGGAGAAGCCGCACATGTGTGCAAGCTATTTTTCCTATTTGACTATTTGTATTTTAGCAAAAAAGAAGACACGGAAAAGCAGGAAAAAGTTTACTTCAACGGTGAGGGTAAAGGGGTCTCCACAGAAAATGTTCAAAGTATGCACAAAAAGAGAAacagtttttataaaaggaACGAAGACATATACATAGTTGACCAATCGCACCTAAGTATCTTCCTAGAGTGTGGGGGGAAAAAAGAGGGTAAAAATGGATCCAAAGAAACAACAGTATATAATTGTAGGTATTTAAGAAGAGTTAATTGTTTTCCATTTAATGAGGGCACAATAGATGtaataaatttgaaaagaATGTTTTCGATGAAGAACGAAATATTATCAAGTTGTGTTACCATGAATGAGGATGATTTCTATTTATAttgccattttttttattgcctttttcaatatatgtCCATTTTTTAcgatttaaatttttatacacaggaaaaatttaatgaagaATATTTTGAAGAGAATATTGAATATTTGTGTAATAACTTAGATAATAATACTTGTGGTACGTCAACATTAATTCTGTTCTACTATAGTTATGTAACCTATATGTATGAGAAAATTTACTctactatatataatatagataCGAACACTTTatttgaaaaggaaaattataatagtatTACTTTTACCCAAAACAGAAGTTTTCTTAttacatacaaaaatattctaattaattatttttaccatctttataattatttttattttatcgaTGTTACGAATAGGTTTGTTTCTATGAcagaatttttctttatcttgAACAGagaaaaaatcatttttgaatattcCTTACCTTATGATTtcatttgtaaaaatgaacaaattgtaaaatttgtgcaaaattttatttgtaattcTGCCTTCAATCCTTACGCAAATGTTGAAAGAACTCaagaaaaagggaaaacTACATTTGTATTCGATGAAATGAAGAaacaaaaacgaaaaaatatgtacattattGAAGAAAATAATCAGGTTAATGGAGAAACCAAAGGAAATATTCCATTAAATGTTGATTCGGCAAATTATGGTAAATTTATTGACAATGAGACGAACGCGAAAGCCATTTATGATGACAGCGGAGTCTGCATTGAGAAGTCCATCACGCAGTCCAACAATGCACCCATCAGTACGTCCACCACTACTTCTGTCATTACGCCTATCCCCCCTAACGTCGAAAATGACGAAAAGTGCGCCCTTTTTTTGGACGGTTTAAGAAagagaaaggaaaaattaaacaaatacaaTTGCAAATATCTGAGCATAATCCATGTAATGGCAATATTACTGTTAAATATGCCCATTGAAGAAGCAATAAATGATTACTACCATGTTTTAGAGATATGCTTACTTAAGGGCATTAATAAAGTgtccaatttttttatcagcAAAACGGATTATCTATATAACAACAAAAAGTATATCAATGGGATATTAAGGAAAAACACAAGTCTAGTTAAACTAGTGTTTGCCGACACCCGTACTGACAGTGATAATCATAATGATGCGTGTGAAAATCGGGATGGAAGTAAAAGGAGGGAAAAAGAAGTTggtgaaaataaattaaaaaaaatattagtaaaGGAAATTATATCAATGAACATGATACTCTGTTTGCGTTTACTTTAccttataattaatttattgaattattttttaaaatttgaaactaaaattaaagaaaaaacaaggaataagaaaagtaataaaaatagaagtttaaaagagaattttcattttttattatcttataaaagtataattattaaaagtgTATTGAAAATAATCGTTTCGGTGCCCCTAGCTTTAATTAGACACCTGTGCGCTTGTATTTTTTACGTTCTGTCCTTTTTTAGTTACCAGTCCTTTCTCTCCTACTCGGTTATTCAAGAT ATAAAATGGTACTTATCAATAGCGTCAGTTGATCCCCATAGGAAGGTCCGAAGAATGGTAGTACTCTGCAGGGCTAGATGGATGTAG